The genomic region GTCAACCTCAGCAAAATAACCCCTGGTGCACAGCATTTTACGAGCTAGATGTGCGCTTGACAGATCCTCATTTCAATGGCATACTGAGAATGCTTCTCATAATCGTCGAACGAGAGGATAAGAAACCAAATGTATGTTTGTTTGTGCAGAGGCATTACGGAATCAGATGTCCGTGAGGCGGGGCGGGCAGGGTTTGTGATGCCTTGTCAGCTCAAGTCCAAGTTCGGCCTCAAACAAAACGGCAATTGTGGCCGTTGCGCGAAAAACATCCATGAATTGGTTGCTCTTGCCGCCCAAGGGACGTCGACCAGCACCGTGGAACGATAGAAAATTTCTACTCCTTTCCTTCCTCATTTACACTCACATATTCCATCGGTATGTACTCAAGTTCTGATTACATATCCTCAATGTGAGGACCCAGCTCGAACGAGTTTCGTTACCTCGGCCACACGCCGACCTAATGCCCTCGCATCAGCCAATTCTCGATCATCAATTCCTGAACTGTCGCCCTCGGTGGTTGCGGACGCGCCGAACGCCCCCCCGTCGCTCACGACAATCATTTGATTGCCCAGCATCGCGGCGAGAATCGTCAACATGGTGACTTCTTTCCCGCTGGAAACCTGCCCCCCTGTGGCAAAGGCGGCTCCCACCTTGTTCTTCATCTTGAATTCTGGAAAGACACCGAACTTGAACTGCCAGTTATCGAAGAACGTCTTCACCTCCCCAGACATGTTGGACCAATACACCGGGGAGCCGACCACCACGGCGTCGGCTGAAAATAGATCGTCGGCCGTTACCTGACCGACACGTTTAAGGACAACCTGGGATTGCGCGACCGATCGAGCTCCAGCCACCACGGCTTCCGCCATACGCTCGGTGTTTCCTGCCAGAGAATGGTATGTGACCAGAATCTTGATCGAAGGCGAAGCGTCACCGGCCCGTGACGACGCCACACAACCAGAGGTCAGACTGGCACAGGTCAGCCCGACGGCCAGCAGTCGGTGCCATCGGCTAACAGACGTGTACGCAGTGGAGGGTGGGACCACGATGTTATGCATCGCCGAACATGAGGAGAGAGGTCACTAGCGTCGAAACGACTCTTCCTCCATATGCTCTTCGACTGATACTTCCGTCAACGTTCCGCGATAGGTACAACGATGACAGCGAATCCGCCATTCTTCGATCCACTTTTCCTGGACATAGGATTGACGACACCCCGGGCACACAAAGACACCTTTTTTATAGAGCACTCGTCGTTTTTCCTGCATACGATCCTCTTCTGTGGACTAGTGGGGAGAATCGCACAGGGTCTGACATGATTGCAACATTCCTTGTCCTATGAATCGGACCAACCACAGGAAGCAGGAACACACAACCTTGACTGTAGGCAATCCGATCATTACGATGCAGTCATGCTTCGAACGCCGTTATCCTTGAGTGTATTTTTCTCCATGGTCCTTGTTGCAATACTCCTCGGCCATATGCCGGTCCATGCGGCGCCGGATCCGGAGCTGATCGCAATCCGCACACCTTCGGGCATCACCATCCAGGCCGAAATTGCCGACACCCCACGAAAACGATCGTACGGCCTCATGTACCGAGAATCCCTCAGGAAGGACCACGGCATGTTGTTTTTTTTCAGCGAACCGCAGGCCTGGACCTTCTGGATGAAAAACACCAAGATTGCACTCGATCTCATCTGGCTGGACGAGAAAAAACGAGTCACCCATATCGAACGAAACGTCCCCATCTGCACGAAGAGTGACGACTCTTGTCCACAGTATCGTCCGAACAGCGCCGATGCAGTCTATGTGCTTGAGATCACCGGAGGGACTGTCGATGGATACAAGATCGACAAAGGCACAACGCTTCGATTCGGCCAGCCCTAGCAGCTTCGCCCCAACATCCGTCCTTTACATTTTCCCTCGCCAAGACCTCAGCCGCCGAGCCGTAATCACGCCGGCCACCCGTTCAATGGCCTTCAGCACTCGATTGAGGTGATTGGTATCGGAAATCTCCACCACGAAATGCAATTCAGCCTTTCGATCTTCTCTCGTCGTAATTTCAGCACGGCTGATATTCGCGTCAGATCCGGCGATCGCCGAAGAAACATTCGCCAACACGCCGGTTCGATCTTGAGCAATGACAGAGATGTTGACCGCATGTTGACCCGGTGTGGCCGTATCCCACTCCACCTCAACGAGGCGATTCCGATCGTAGTCCAACGCACCTAAATTGGGGCACTCGACGGAATGGATGGTGAGCCCTCTCCCACGCGTGATGTATCCCAAAATCTTGTCTCCGGGAACAGGGTTACAACACCGCGAGAGTTGCATCAGAAGATCGCGTCCTCCTTTAACTTGGACACTCGCCTCCACACCTCTCTCGCCGGCAACTTTTGGGACAAGACCAACTTCGGAAGGGGTCGTGCTTCGTTCGGTTGCCGGCGTCATCAACCGTCCGACGATCTGCGCTGTCGCGATATGGCCGAATCCTATGGCTGCAGCAAGCTCGTCAATCGTCGTATAGCCCTCTTGCTTAGCAAGTTCGAGCAGCGCATCCGACTTCGAAACCTGCGAAGGAGCCAATCCATGGCGGCGGAGCTCTGATTCGAGGAGACGGCGGCCGATTTCAAGACTCCGTTTCTGCTCCTCCGATTTGATCCAGTGCTTGATCTTTGTTTTTGCCCGAGAGGTTCGAACGAACTTCAACCAGTCTTTGTGTGGAGTTTGATTCGGCGAGGTCAAGATTTCTATAGTATCGCCGCTGGACACCTCATGCTTCAGTGGAACGATTTTCCCGTTAACCTTCGCCCCTACGCAGTGGTCGCCGACTTCCGTGTGAATGGCATAGGCAAAATCAACCGGCGTCGCCCCTTTCGGGAGTTCCTTCACGATCCCTTTCGGCGTAAAGACATAGACGACGTCGTGGAAGAGCTCAAGTTTGACAGAATCCATAAACTGCCGGTTATCCGGGAGATCTTGCTGCCATTCGATAAACTGCCGCAGCCACCCGAATGCCTTGTTGTCCTTATCCTGCACACGCCCCTGTTCTTTATATTTCCAATGGGCGGCGATCCCGTACTCAGCGACACGATGCATCTCTTCGGTGCGAATCTGAAACTCCACGTGCTCGCCCTTCGGCCCCACAACGGTCGTGTGGAGAGACTGATAGAGATTAGATTTGGGGATGGCGATGTAGTCCTTGAATCGACCGGGTAGAGGACGCCACAACGAATGAATGACACCGAGAAGAGCATAACAGTTCATTTTTGCATCGGTAATGATCCGTAACGCCGTGAGATCGTAGACTTCTTCGAAGGAGATCGATTGTTTCTTCATTTTCTGATAAATGCCGTAGAGGTGTTTTGGCCTCCCATTCACAGCACCGACCAACCCATTCTCGACCAACGCATTCTCAACCAGCCTCCGCACTTCTTGAATGTATTGCTCGCGGTCCTCATCACGTTTTGCCACACGTACTCGCAAGGTTTCATAAACGTCCGGGTTGAGGTGCTTCAAGCATAAGTCTTCCAATTCGTTCTTGACCCACCCAATCCCGATACGATTCGCCAACGGCGCATAAATCTCCAGCGTCTCTTTCGCAATTTCGTGCCGCTTGCTTTCCTGGAGATGTTCAAGTGTTCGCATATTGTGGAGTCGATCGGCCAATTTGATGATGACCACACGGATGTCATCGGCCATCGACAGCACCATTTTTCTGAAATTTTCAGCCTGCCGTTCCTCTGAGCTGCGAAACGTGATTTTCCCGATCTTGGTAACCCCGTCGACAAGATGGACGACCTCTTTCCCAAACTCCTTCTGAAGCTCGTCGGCCGTCGCCACCGTATCTTCGAGCGTATCGTGGAGAAGCCCGGCCACAATTGCCGTGACGTCGGTCTTAAGAGACGTCAGCACACCGGCCACTGCCACTGGATGCTTCACATAGGGTTCCCCAGATCGCCGCGTTTGCCCTTCATGGGCTCTTGCTGAAAACTCGTAGGCTTTTCGCACCATCCCCAGGTCGGCTTCCGGCTGGTAGACCCGCAGCCGAGTCAGCAGTTGATCGATATCCGTTACGGTTTCGTACATCATTCGTTACTCGCACCCTGCGGCACGGATGTCCCGGATACGTAACTGAATCCGGTCATAGCCGTTCCAATGATTCAACTCCGGTGTGCAGGCGACATCAATGGGAGTAGTCGGAGTCAACCCACGATCCTCAAGCGAGTTCATCCCAAACCCTATGCTGTCAAACGGCAAGGACCCATCCTGCCGGACAGTCATCTTTAGATGCTTGTCGCCGACCACTCGAGCATTGATCACGTTCACCCCCTTGACGACAAACATCGGTTCAGGATTCCCTGCGCCGAAGGGATGTAGAGTGCCGATTTCACGAAGCAGAGAGAACGTAAGCTCTTTCAACCGCACTTCGGAATCCACATGAAGGACGGGAGTGCTTTGAGTATCGTGGATCCACTTCTCCGCAATGGTGGAAAACCGCTCGCAAAATGCGGGCAACTGCGATTCTTGGATGGTGACGCCGGCCGCGCTCGGGTGCCCACCAAAAGCTACGAGCAAATCTCGACACCCTGCCAAGGCCTGATATAAGTCGAATCCTGGGATGGTCCGAGCCGATCCCTTTCCAATACCGTCCTTATTGACCGCAATCACGACGGTCGGACGATGGAAACGTTCCATGATGCGGGCAGCCACGATTCCGACCACGCCGAGATGCCACCCTCGCCCATACAAGACAATCCCGCCGGACAACGCTCGAGACTTCACCTGCGCGAGTGCCTCTTCCAAAATCGTCCCTTCGAGCTCACGGCGAGCCTGATTCAACCGGTCAAGCTCTTCAGCCAATGCGTTGGCTTCTTGTTCAGATTCCGTGGTGAGTAACTGGACGCCCTTGATAGCCTCATCCAACCGACCTGCTGCATTGAGTCGAGGGCCGAGTTTAAACGCAATGGTTTCCGCCGTGCACTCACGACTGATACCAGCCACCTGTTTCAAGGCCCGTATGCCACAGCGTGCGCCTCGTGAAATATGAGTCAGTCCTTCTCGAACAAACAGCCGGTTTTCGTCCTGCAGCGGCACAACATCGGCAATCGTGGCAAGTGCGACGAGATCCAAGAGCGACTCCAACGGCACTGAGCCGGATCCGTATTTCGCTTCATAGGCCTGCGCGACTTTATAGGCCAAGCCACCGGAACACAGCCCTTGAAAGGGATACCGGGCCTCTTGCCGGTGCGGATTCATGACGGCTAACGCCGGCGGCATGTCCGTATCCGTTTGATGGTGGTCCGTGACGATCACATCAAGACCCAGCTGATTGGCAAGGCTGATTTCGTGGTGCGAGGTGGTGCCACAGTCTGAGGTGACCAAGAGAGACACCCCTTCGTTCGCCAAAGTCCGAACCACAGACTCGTTGAGCCCATAGCCCTCGCGTAGGCGATGGGGAACATACGCCCTGACATTGGCCCCAAGTGTGCGGAAGAAGGACAGGTAAATGCTGGTGGCGGACATGCCATCTACATCATAATCACCATAAAAACAGACCTGCTCACGCCGTTGCATTGCATGATGCAGACGGTCGACCGCGCGCTCCATATCGGGAATCAGGAACGGATCATGGGTGTGGATAGGAGACATCCAGGCGGTGGCCTGATCCAGGGTCGTGACCCCACGATTGAGCAGCAGTGCGGCCGTGGCCGAAGAGATGGATAAGGCCTGTGATAACCGGCTGCGTTGGATGGGATCGACTTGACGAAAGACCCAGAGCTTGGGCTGCATATCCGCCTCCTTCAGGGCCTGGGCCGTGTTTACGTTGAACCGATGGATTGCCGGGAAACGAGGCAAACTGTAATAACTCGCTGCTTCTTTGTCAAACCAAGGCGGGGGGAGAGGACGGTGAGTGAATCGAGTGAGCGAAGAGAGTGGGA from Nitrospira sp. harbors:
- a CDS encoding (2Fe-2S)-binding protein encodes the protein MYVCLCRGITESDVREAGRAGFVMPCQLKSKFGLKQNGNCGRCAKNIHELVALAAQGTSTSTVER
- a CDS encoding NAD(P)H-dependent oxidoreductase, yielding MHNIVVPPSTAYTSVSRWHRLLAVGLTCASLTSGCVASSRAGDASPSIKILVTYHSLAGNTERMAEAVVAGARSVAQSQVVLKRVGQVTADDLFSADAVVVGSPVYWSNMSGEVKTFFDNWQFKFGVFPEFKMKNKVGAAFATGGQVSSGKEVTMLTILAAMLGNQMIVVSDGGAFGASATTEGDSSGIDDRELADARALGRRVAEVTKLVRAGSSH
- a CDS encoding DUF192 domain-containing protein; the encoded protein is MLRTPLSLSVFFSMVLVAILLGHMPVHAAPDPELIAIRTPSGITIQAEIADTPRKRSYGLMYRESLRKDHGMLFFFSEPQAWTFWMKNTKIALDLIWLDEKKRVTHIERNVPICTKSDDSCPQYRPNSADAVYVLEITGGTVDGYKIDKGTTLRFGQP
- a CDS encoding bifunctional (p)ppGpp synthetase/guanosine-3',5'-bis(diphosphate) 3'-pyrophosphohydrolase; translated protein: MMYETVTDIDQLLTRLRVYQPEADLGMVRKAYEFSARAHEGQTRRSGEPYVKHPVAVAGVLTSLKTDVTAIVAGLLHDTLEDTVATADELQKEFGKEVVHLVDGVTKIGKITFRSSEERQAENFRKMVLSMADDIRVVIIKLADRLHNMRTLEHLQESKRHEIAKETLEIYAPLANRIGIGWVKNELEDLCLKHLNPDVYETLRVRVAKRDEDREQYIQEVRRLVENALVENGLVGAVNGRPKHLYGIYQKMKKQSISFEEVYDLTALRIITDAKMNCYALLGVIHSLWRPLPGRFKDYIAIPKSNLYQSLHTTVVGPKGEHVEFQIRTEEMHRVAEYGIAAHWKYKEQGRVQDKDNKAFGWLRQFIEWQQDLPDNRQFMDSVKLELFHDVVYVFTPKGIVKELPKGATPVDFAYAIHTEVGDHCVGAKVNGKIVPLKHEVSSGDTIEILTSPNQTPHKDWLKFVRTSRAKTKIKHWIKSEEQKRSLEIGRRLLESELRRHGLAPSQVSKSDALLELAKQEGYTTIDELAAAIGFGHIATAQIVGRLMTPATERSTTPSEVGLVPKVAGERGVEASVQVKGGRDLLMQLSRCCNPVPGDKILGYITRGRGLTIHSVECPNLGALDYDRNRLVEVEWDTATPGQHAVNISVIAQDRTGVLANVSSAIAGSDANISRAEITTREDRKAELHFVVEISDTNHLNRVLKAIERVAGVITARRLRSWRGKM
- the recJ gene encoding single-stranded-DNA-specific exonuclease RecJ; translation: MQPKLWVFRQVDPIQRSRLSQALSISSATAALLLNRGVTTLDQATAWMSPIHTHDPFLIPDMERAVDRLHHAMQRREQVCFYGDYDVDGMSATSIYLSFFRTLGANVRAYVPHRLREGYGLNESVVRTLANEGVSLLVTSDCGTTSHHEISLANQLGLDVIVTDHHQTDTDMPPALAVMNPHRQEARYPFQGLCSGGLAYKVAQAYEAKYGSGSVPLESLLDLVALATIADVVPLQDENRLFVREGLTHISRGARCGIRALKQVAGISRECTAETIAFKLGPRLNAAGRLDEAIKGVQLLTTESEQEANALAEELDRLNQARRELEGTILEEALAQVKSRALSGGIVLYGRGWHLGVVGIVAARIMERFHRPTVVIAVNKDGIGKGSARTIPGFDLYQALAGCRDLLVAFGGHPSAAGVTIQESQLPAFCERFSTIAEKWIHDTQSTPVLHVDSEVRLKELTFSLLREIGTLHPFGAGNPEPMFVVKGVNVINARVVGDKHLKMTVRQDGSLPFDSIGFGMNSLEDRGLTPTTPIDVACTPELNHWNGYDRIQLRIRDIRAAGCE